From a single Sorghum bicolor cultivar BTx623 chromosome 5, Sorghum_bicolor_NCBIv3, whole genome shotgun sequence genomic region:
- the LOC8076809 gene encoding homeobox-leucine zipper protein ROC6, producing MNAKLWVQSPRLLNRKINFLRYNKRVAEGQWAVVDVSVDGILGPPAGSRTTDAAAVANNTTGCRLLLSGCLIEDMGKGNGYCKITRVVHAEYDETMVPTLFRPLLRSGNAFGAQRWLASLQRQYEYLAVLHSSQIPRGDNDNNTAFILYESILQRAKMDVYDKSCSPMFFHGRVRCFIWVQDHKTNETNFCVLHTLLLANGNICSCL from the exons ATGAACGCAAAGCTGTGGGTGCAGTCGCCACGTCTGCTCAACCGCAAAATCAACTTTCTGAGGTATAACAAGCGGGTGGCGGAGGGGCAGTGGGCTGTGGTGGACGTGTCTGTCGACGGCATCCTTGGACCGCCAGCAGGTAGCCGCACCACTGATGCCGCTGCCGTTGCAAACAACACAACAGGCTGCAGGCTGCTGCTGTCCGGCTGCCTCATTGAGGACATGGGCAAGGGAAATGGCTACTGCAAG ATCACAAGGGTTGTCCATGCGGAGTATGACGAGACCATGGTGCCAACATTGTTCAGGCCACTGCTCCGCTCCGGTAATGCTTTCGGCGCGCAACGCTGGCTCGCGTCGCTGCAAAGGCAGTACGAGTACCTCGCTGTTCTGCACTCCAGCCAGATCCCAAGAGGCGACAACGACAACAACACAG CGTTTATATTGTATGAATCAATACTTCAACGAGCCAAGATGGATGTGTATGACAAGTCATGCAGTCCTATGTTTTTTCACGGACGCGTGAGGTGTTTCATTTGGGTCCAAGATCACAAGACTAATGAGACAAACTTTTGTGTGCTGCACACTCTACTTCTAGCAAATGGAAACATCTGTTCTTGCTTGTAG
- the LOC8057128 gene encoding homeobox-leucine zipper protein ROC6 has protein sequence MNAKLWVQSPRLLNRKINFLRYNKRVAEGQWAVVDVSVDGILGPPAGSRTTDAAAVANNTTGCRLLLSGCLIEDMGKGNGYCKITRVVHAEYDETMVPTLFRPLVRSGNAFGAQRWLASLQRQYEYLAVLHSSQVPRGDNDNNTGTREVFRLGPRSQD, from the exons ATGAACGCAAAGCTGTGGGTGCAGTCGCCACGTCTGCTCAACCGCAAAATCAACTTTCTGAGGTATAACAAGCGGGTGGCGGAGGGGCAGTGGGCTGTGGTGGACGTGTCTGTCGACGGCATCCTTGGACCGCCAGCAGGTAGCCGCACCACTGATGCCGCTGCCGTTGCAAACAACACAACAGGCTGCAGGCTGCTGCTGTCCGGCTGCCTCATTGAGGACATGGGCAAGGGAAATGGCTACTGCAAG ATCACAAGGGTTGTCCATGCGGAGTATGACGAGACCATGGTGCCAACATTGTTCAGGCCACTGGTCCGCTCCGGTAATGCTTTCGGCGCGCAACGCTGGCTCGCGTCGCTGCAAAGGCAGTACGAGTACCTCGCTGTTCTGCACTCCAGCCAGGTCCCAAGAGGCGACAACGACAACAACACAG GGACGCGTGAGGTGTTTCGTTTGGGTCCAAGATCACAAGACTAA
- the LOC8057129 gene encoding homeobox-leucine zipper protein ROC6 produces MNAKLWVQSPRLLNRKINFLRYNKRVAEGQWAVVDVSVDGILGPPAGSRTTDAAAVANNTTGCRLLLSGCLIEDMGKGNGYCKITRVVHAEYDETMVPTLFRPLLRSGNAFGAQRWLASLQRQYEYLAVLHSSQVPRGDNDNNTGTREVFRLGPRSQD; encoded by the exons ATGAACGCAAAGCTGTGGGTGCAGTCGCCACGTCTGCTCAACCGCAAAATCAACTTTCTGAGGTATAACAAGCGGGTGGCGGAGGGGCAGTGGGCTGTGGTGGACGTGTCTGTCGACGGCATCCTTGGACCGCCAGCAGGTAGCCGCACCACTGATGCCGCTGCCGTTGCAAACAACACAACAGGCTGCAGGCTGCTGCTGTCCGGCTGCCTCATTGAGGACATGGGCAAGGGAAATGGCTACTGCAAG ATCACAAGGGTTGTCCATGCGGAGTATGACGAGACCATGGTGCCAACATTGTTCAGGCCACTGCTCCGCTCCGGTAATGCTTTCGGCGCGCAACGCTGGCTCGCGTCGCTGCAGAGGCAGTACGAGTACCTCGCTGTTCTGCACTCCAGCCAGGTCCCAAGAGGCGACAACGACAACAACACAG GGACGCGTGAGGTGTTTCGTTTGGGTCCAAGATCACAAGACTAA
- the LOC8057132 gene encoding homeobox-leucine zipper protein ROC6, whose product MNAELWVQSPRLLNRKINFLRYNKRVAEGQWAVVDVSVDGILGPPAGSRTTDAAAVANNTTGCRLLLSGCLIEDMGKGNGYCKITRVVHAEYDETMVPTLFRPLLRSGNAFGAQRWLASLQRQYEYLAVLHSSQVPRGDNDNNTAVLACRTREVEELQHQYTVAELMTDQQS is encoded by the exons ATGAACGCAGAGCTGTGGGTGCAGTCGCCACGTCTGCTCAACCGCAAAATCAACTTTCTGAGGTATAACAAGCGGGTGGCGGAGGGGCAGTGGGCTGTGGTGGACGTGTCTGTCGACGGCATCCTTGGACCGCCAGCAGGTAGCCGCACCACTGATGCCGCTGCCGTTGCAAACAACACAACAGGCTGCAGGCTGCTGCTGTCCGGCTGCCTCATTGAGGACATGGGCAAGGGAAATGGCTACTGCAAG ATCACAAGGGTTGTCCATGCGGAGTATGACGAGACCATGGTGCCAACATTGTTCAGGCCACTGCTCCGCTCCGGTAATGCTTTCGGCGCGCAACGCTGGCTCGCGTCGCTGCAGAGGCAGTACGAGTACCTCGCTGTTCTGCACTCCAGCCAGGTCCCAAGAGGCGACAACGACAACAACACAG CTGTTCTTGCTTGTAGAACTAGAGAAGTGGAGGAACTGCAGCATCAATATACAGTTGCTGAACTAATGACAGACCAGCAGAGCTAG
- the LOC110435535 gene encoding homeobox-leucine zipper protein ROC6-like gives MNAELWVQSPRLLNRKINFLRYNKRVAEGQWAVVDVSVDGILGPPAGSRTTDAAAVANNTTGCRLLLSGCLIEDMGKGNGYCKITRVVHAEYDETMVPTLFRPLLRSGNAFGAQRWLASLQRQYEYLAVLHSSQVARGDNDNNTGTREVFRLGPRSQD, from the exons ATGAACGCAGAGCTGTGGGTGCAGTCGCCACGTCTGCTCAACCGCAAAATCAACTTTCTGAGGTATAACAAGCGGGTGGCGGAGGGGCAGTGGGCTGTGGTGGACGTGTCTGTCGACGGCATCCTTGGACCGCCAGCAGGTAGCCGCACCACTGATGCCGCTGCCGTTGCAAACAACACAACAGGCTGCAGGCTGCTGCTGTCCGGCTGCCTCATTGAGGACATGGGCAAGGGAAATGGCTACTGCAAG ATCACAAGGGTTGTCCATGCGGAGTATGATGAGACCATGGTGCCAACATTGTTCAGGCCACTGCTCCGCTCCGGTAATGCTTTCGGCGCGCAACGCTGGCTCGCGTCGCTGCAGAGGCAGTACGAGTACCTCGCTGTTCTGCACTCCAGCCAGGTCGCAAGAGGCGACAACGACAACAACACAG GGACGCGTGAGGTGTTTCGTTTGGGTCCAAGATCACAAGACTAA